DNA from Ignavibacteria bacterium:
CTGAGTTACTCGTTTCAATTCTTGAATCACTAATGACATACAGCTCTACCGAAAAATTTAGTTTTCGCAATGCGTTAAGCAAGAAATCAAAACCTTTTAGTTTATTTATGACTTCTCCGACAAAAACAATTTTCAAAACATTATTTTTGAAATTCTTATTCACGGATATTTTGTGAAAAATTTCATCGACACCGTTTTTGATAAATTGAGTTTTAGCTTTATTCAATTGATAATATTTCGAAGCTAAGTTGAAAGAGTTTTGCGATAAAAATAAGAGCTTATCAGAACGCTTAAAAATTAATTTCTCGCAGGTTTTATCCTTATGTTTCAATGAAGTCGATATGCTCGACCCATTAATTTCATTCTCATAAATTCTTATACCATGCACATTATAAATTATTTTATAGCGAAATAATGGTCTTAAAAAAAATAAAATAGAATAGAATCTTTCATATGTAATAAGGTGGATAATACGAGGCCTGCATTTCAAAACAGTCAAAATCAGCTTGAAAATCCCTGTTTTTAACACCGGACTGCCATTCACTTCCTGAACCAGTTCGTGTCCGAATAGTTTTTTTATAATACCATATTTTTTACCGTCGAGAAAATAATCTATAAAAACGGACTGATGATTTTTTGTATAAGCTTCAAATATTCTCTTCGCTACTTTTTCTGAGCCGGAAAGTTTTTCCTGAGGATTAAACGTTCCTGCAAAGATTACTTCGGTTTTATTTCGATTTAATTTTCTCAATAAAATCTTTTAGACCTAATTTATATTTTAAAATATTCTTAGCGTGCTCAATATCATATTTCCTAAGATTAATTTTCTCGTTTGAAAATAAAATAACTGCAAATTTACGTTCAACGTAATCTTTGAAAATCTTCATTTTCTTATGCTGAAGAAAATCAAAATCGGAAATCTCCCAGCTGCTCAAATGATTTTCATATTCATTATAGTCGCATTTCTGCTGCCAGTTGGTTCCTATCGGAATATTAACGAGAGAATACTTTCCCTTCTCAAGAGCAAGCTTCATAATTTCATAAGCTTTGTCTTTGGTAAAATGTTCTATAACATCGCCGAAATTTATTAAGTCATATTGATTTTTTGTCTCACGTAAAAAATCATATGCATCCTGAGTATAAATATTATTATAAAAATATGAATGGTATGGTTTCAGATAATCCGGAAAAATTTCTATGCCATCGATCCTTCTTTTCCATTCTCCTTTATAATTATTGTTATCCCATACTTCAAGAAATTCGCGCATTAAGATGCCCCATCTTCCGAAGCCGACTCCAACATCAAGAATTGTCTGAGGGTTAATCTTCCTGATTAACTCAATATTATAAGAAATATTTTGCCAGTTAGATGTAGGCATTATGCTTGGGCAGGAGCTTCCCGCCAATGTTTGTTTAATAAATAATATCCTCCGAAGAAAATAAAATACTCCGTTATCAGCGTGATTACAGCAGCCGCTGCAATTCCATATTGAGGAATAAAAATTAAATTAAGTAAAACATTTATCACAAGTCCGATCAGGGTTACATACATGTTGCCCTTAAAGTCACCGATTCCGTTAAGAATAACACCAGTCAGATTATTTAAGCTGATACCCAATACCGCAAATGAAAGAATTTTTATGACAAAATCAGAGGCAGCAAACTTATCGGTATAAATTATAGAAATTATTGTTCCACCTCCAAAGAATAGTATTAAGTTAAGAATTATGGATATAAATATTAATAGAGAAGCGTATTTATTGAATAAAATCTTTAGAGCTGTTTTATTAGAGCTTAAGTTCGATGCTTTGTTTAAGCCGACAATTAATAAAAACGCAAACACTAAAGTTGCCGATTTATAAAGACCGTATCCGACGCTGTAATAACTCGTCTCATAAAAATTTGTGAATTTTGAAATAAGCACAATATCAATTTTATCATAAAGAAAATTAAAAAGCACTGCAAGCGCAAGTGGAAAAGATATTTTTAAAATTTTAATAACTGATTTGAATGGAATGGATCTATATTTAGTCTGCAAGGATTTAATTACAAATACTAATAAGTAAAGAGTTAAAATGAGGTTGCCGATAAGATAAAAACCAAGACTGAACTCAATCTGGAAATCAAGCAGAAGCGTTTCCAAAAATACGCATAAAAGAATTGCAAATCTTATGATGTTTTGAACATAAAACAGTTCTTTAAATTTATTTTTTGCAAATAAAATTTTGCTGAAGAGGTTAATGAAATTCGACAAGAAAATTATCA
Protein-coding regions in this window:
- a CDS encoding glycosyltransferase; the encoded protein is MRKLNRNKTEVIFAGTFNPQEKLSGSEKVAKRIFEAYTKNHQSVFIDYFLDGKKYGIIKKLFGHELVQEVNGSPVLKTGIFKLILTVLKCRPRIIHLITYERFYSILFFLRPLFRYKIIYNVHGIRIYENEINGSSISTSLKHKDKTCEKLIFKRSDKLLFLSQNSFNLASKYYQLNKAKTQFIKNGVDEIFHKISVNKNFKNNVLKIVFVGEVINKLKGFDFLLNALRKLNFSVELYVISDSRIETSNSEKLILTFHKRMDTVDFANFLKDKTVYVSASKSDSFSITAVECMSAGLIPILTNQTGSSELIDNNVNGFAFNFNDENSLINILIELNGNQELQNRISSESKKIYNELSWTKVCESYVKIYENML
- a CDS encoding class I SAM-dependent methyltransferase — protein: MPTSNWQNISYNIELIRKINPQTILDVGVGFGRWGILMREFLEVWDNNNYKGEWKRRIDGIEIFPDYLKPYHSYFYNNIYTQDAYDFLRETKNQYDLINFGDVIEHFTKDKAYEIMKLALEKGKYSLVNIPIGTNWQQKCDYNEYENHLSSWEISDFDFLQHKKMKIFKDYVERKFAVILFSNEKINLRKYDIEHAKNILKYKLGLKDFIEKIKSK
- a CDS encoding polysaccharide biosynthesis C-terminal domain-containing protein, which produces MLFLIFARFYPVDDYGIIISSFALSNIVILFFDFGLPIYLQKTIAQDAKASTDLVYASVKIIFYSFPVYILISFISFLIIYPFFSPLLVIEIVLIIFLSNFINLFSKILFAKNKFKELFYVQNIIRFAILLCVFLETLLLDFQIEFSLGFYLIGNLILTLYLLVFVIKSLQTKYRSIPFKSVIKILKISFPLALAVLFNFLYDKIDIVLISKFTNFYETSYYSVGYGLYKSATLVFAFLLIVGLNKASNLSSNKTALKILFNKYASLLIFISIILNLILFFGGGTIISIIYTDKFAASDFVIKILSFAVLGISLNNLTGVILNGIGDFKGNMYVTLIGLVINVLLNLIFIPQYGIAAAAVITLITEYFIFFGGYYLLNKHWREAPAQA